The following is a genomic window from Plectropomus leopardus isolate mb unplaced genomic scaffold, YSFRI_Pleo_2.0 unplaced_scaffold6994, whole genome shotgun sequence.
ATAAACCGGCTCGATTCGTCATCGCCGTCCTCAAGTTCCTCTCCTGCTCAAACAGCTCGTCCAGCTTATACcactgagggacagacagggacagagagacatagacagagagagaaagagacacacagggacagaaagacagagatagagagagacagacagggacagagagacagatggagagagagagagagacagacagggacagagagacagagacagacggcgTGATGATCTGGACTACAGTCATAGCTGCAATGTTAATGAAAGCTGTTGTCGATAAAGTTTTGTAGCTCAGTTAGTAAAGATTTGTCAACAGTGCATAAAGTTTTTTTGTAGTTCAGTTTTGTAGTCCAGTAAAGCTCTTGTGAGTTTTCTTGACAGAATGAAGTTTTTATAGTTtagtaaataaagtttattattcaattacttttttttgtagttcagtgaataaagttttttgtaGTTCTTTACCACTCGGACTCTCTCCAGCTCaagttcaagttttttttgttatttggtgaataaagttttttgtaGTTCTTTACCACTCGGACTCTCTCCAGGTCGACCTCGGCGCGGCGCAGTTTCTCCCAGCAGTAATGTTTGTTGCACTTCCTCTTGGACACTCGACAGAACTCTCCTGTCGGCTCAAAGACGTCCTTCACCAGAGGACAACCGCACACCTCGTCTGCAGGGACCTGACGGGTACAGGgagatacagagacagacagggacacacacagggacacacagagacagacag
Proteins encoded in this region:
- the LOC121939990 gene encoding CXXC-type zinc finger protein 1-like translates to VSLSVSVSPCTRQVPADEVCGCPLVKDVFEPTGEFCRVSKRKCNKHYCWEKLRRAEVDLERVRVWYKLDELFEQERNLRTAMTNRAGLLALMLHQTIQHDPITTDLRSAKDR